Proteins encoded by one window of Lathyrus oleraceus cultivar Zhongwan6 chromosome 1, CAAS_Psat_ZW6_1.0, whole genome shotgun sequence:
- the LOC127124095 gene encoding probable inactive leucine-rich repeat receptor-like protein kinase At3g03770, translating to MRYFYFDLLILLCLLFISNSHELEQDQNQALLELRMFLEFPSSLQIMENYNVDFCYLPSSSNLSIKCEDNSIIELKIFGDKSLKPSSSFNGFAIPNQTLSMNFSIDSFFITLTKFKTLKVLTLVSLGIWGKLPNKIEESFTLLQVLDLSSNFLFGSIPPKISTMVNLQSLTLDENHFNTTLPNWFDSLFNLTFLSLKKNHFKGSFPFSLCKIKKLEVISLSQNELSGELPSFNSLNGLHVLDLRENRFEFDLPRLPKSVVTVLFSNNSFSGEIPKKFGELNHLQHLDLSSNHLEGTPPSTLFSLSNLSYLNLANNVLSGEFSEKLHCGGKLGYVDISSNKLSGLLPSCLANSSDGRVVRYSRNCLSVEAKNQQRGSYCKDFGSRWKKFKILKVVALMAIIFGFVLVVLVFGVFVCKKFHLMKKSRKEVLVKIVQDKSAAGVSSEVLANARFISQAVKLGTQTSPTCRQFSIQELKEATKNFSLLTCIGDGSIGKLHKGKLGSGSYVVIRSFVLSKKCSIQNLKAKLDLLSKLEHPNLVSLLGHCIDGGVQDDSSTQKLYLVYEFVPNGDYHTRLSENSAEKALKWSDRLAILIGVAKAVHFLHTGVIPGCFSNGLKTKNVLLDEHCIPKLSDYGMSIIKEDIEKFETKSEKKSKSCQRTKMDNDVYNFGFILLESLVGPITCDKGETYFLNEKASFGSEDGRRKIVDPIVLTTCCQESLSIAISITTKCISQESSSRPSFEDVLWNLQYAAQVQATADADQKSD from the exons ATGAGGTACTTTTACTTTGATCTTTTGATTCTATTGTGTTTATTGTTCATCTCAAATAGTCATGAGTTAGAACAAGATCAAAACCAAGCTTTGTTAGAATTGAGAATGTTTTTGGAGTTTCCTTCTTCATTGCAAATTATGGAAAATTACAATGTTGACTTTTGTTATCTTCCTTCATCTTCAAATTTGAGCATTAAATGTGAAGATAATTCAATAATTGAGCTCAAAATTTTTGGTGATAAGTCTTTGAAACCCTCCTCAAGTTTTAATGGATTTGCAATTCCAAATCAAACCCTATCCATGAATTTCTCAATTGATTCATTTTTCATCACATTGACAAAGTTTAAAACCCTAAAGGTTCTTACTTTGGTTTCATTAGGGATTTGGGGGAAACTTCCTAATAAGATTGAAGAATCTTTTACTTTGCTTCAAGTTTTGGATTTGAGTTCAAATTTCCTATTTGGTTCCATTCCACCAAAAATCTCAACAATGGTGAATCTTCAATCACTAACACTTGATGAAAATCATTTCAACACCACTTTGCCTAATTGGTTTGATTCTTTGTTTAACCTAACTTTCTTGAGTTTGAAGAAAAATCACTTCAAGGGTTCATTTCCATTTTCGCTATGCAAAATCAAGAAACTCGAAGTTATTTCTTTGTCGCAAAACGAACTGTCCGGCGAATTGCCTAGTTTCAATTCTCTTAATGGTTTACATGTTTTGGATTTGAGAGAAAACCGCTTCGAATTTGACCTACCGCGTCTGCCAAAATCCGTGGTCACGGTTTTGTTTAGCAATAACTCGTTTTCGGGAGAGATTCCTAAGAAATTCGGCGAATTGAATCATCTTCAACATTTAGACCTTTCGTCGAATCATCTTGAGGGCACGCCGCCTTCGACATTGTTCTCTCTGTCAAATTTAAGTTATTTGAATCTAGCAAACAATGTACTAAGTGGTGAGTTTTCTGAGAAACTCCATTGTGGTGGAAAACTCGGTTATGTCGATATTTCTAGCAACAAGTTAAGTGGTTTACTTCCTTCGTGTTTAGCGAATAGTTCGGATGGTAGAGTTGTTAGATATAGTAGAAATTGTTTATCTGTTGAAGCTAAGAATCAGCAGAGAGGTTCTTATTGTAAGGATTTCGGTTCGAGATGGAAGAAATTCAAGATATTGAAAGTGGTTGCATTAATGGCTATCATTTTTGGATTTGTTCTTGTGGTTTTAGTGTTTGGAGTTTTTGTGTGTAAAAAGTTTCATTTGATGAAGAAAAGTAGAAAGGAAGTGTTAGTAAAGATTGTTCAAGATAAGTCAGCAGCTGGTGTTTCATCAGAAGTTCTTGCAAATGCAA GATTTATTTCTCAAGCAGTGAAGCTAGGAACACAAACTAGTCCAACCTGTAGACAATTTTCTATCCAAGAGTTGAAGGAAGCTACCAAAAACTTTAGTTTGTTAACTTGTATTGGTGATGGCTCCATAGGAAAG CTGCATAAAGGTAAACTAGGGAGTGGATCTTATGTGGTGATAAGATCATTTGTTCTGTCAAAGAAATGCTCAATTCAAAATCTTAAAGCTAAGTTGGATTTACTCTCAAAGCTTGAACATCCGAATTTGGTTAGTCTTTTGGGTCATTGTATTGATGGTGGCGTACAAGATGATTCGAGCACACAAAAACTTTATCTTGTGTATGAATTTGTGCCGAATGGAGATTATCATACTCGTCTCTCAG aaaattctgCAGAGAAAGCACTTAAGTGGTCTGATAGACTAGCGATTTTGATTGGAGTTGCAAAAGCAGTTCATTTCTTACATACCGGTGTTATACCGGGATGTTTTAGCAACGGATTAAAAACAAAGAATGTGTTACTTGATGAACACTGCATTCCTAAACTAAGTGACTATGGTATGTCCATTATCAAAGAAGATATTGAAAAGTTTGAG ACAAAGAGTGAGAAGAAATCAAAATCATG TCAAAGGACTAAAATGGATAATGATGTTTACAATTTCGGATTCATATTGTTGGAATCACTTGTTGGACCGATTACATGCGACAAAGGTGAAACATATTTCCTAAATGAAAAG GCATCTTTTGGaagtgaagatggaagaagaAAGATTGTGGATCCAATAGTGTTGACAACATGTTGTCAAGAATCATTATCAATTGCAATATCTATAACAACCAAATGTATATCTCAAGAATCTTCATCTCGACCATCTTTTGAGGATGTTCTATGGAACTTACAATATGCAGCTCAAGTTCAAGCCACAGCAGATGCAGATCAAAAATCAGATTGA